The Coregonus clupeaformis isolate EN_2021a chromosome 18, ASM2061545v1, whole genome shotgun sequence genome has a segment encoding these proteins:
- the LOC121550680 gene encoding serine/threonine-protein phosphatase PP1-gamma catalytic subunit A, with protein sequence MADVDKLNIDSIIQRLLEVRGAKPGKNVQLQENEIRGLCLKSREIFLSQPILLELEAPLKVCGDIHGQYYDLLRLFEYGGFPPESNYLFLGDYVDRGKQSLETICLLLAYKIKYPENFFLLRGNHECASINRIYGFYDECKRRYNIKLWKTFTDCFNCLPIAAIVDEKIFCCHGGLSPDLQSMEQIRRVMRPTDVPDQGLLCDLLWSDPDKDVLGWGENDRGVSFTFGSEVVAKFLHKHDLDLICRAHQVVEDGYEFFAKRQLVTLFSAPNYCGEFDNAGAMMSVDETLMCSFQILKPAEKKKPNGSRPVTPPRNMVTKQGKK encoded by the exons ATGGCCGATGTTGATAAACTCAATATAGACAGTATCATCCAGCGTCTTTTAGAAG TCAGAGGCGCAAAACCTGGTAAGAATGTGCAGCTGCAAGAGAATGAAATCCGAGGATTGTGCCTCAAGTCCAGGGAGATCTTTCTCAGCCAACCTATCCTTCTGGAGCTTGAAGCCCCCCTCAAAGTCTGTG GTGACATCCATGGGCAATATTACGACTTATTGAGGCTTTTTGAGTATGGGGGCTTCCCTCCTGAGAGCAACTACCTATTTCTGGGAGACTATGTGGACAGAGGGAAGCAGTCTCTGGAGACCATCTGTCTGCTTCTAGCCTACAAAATCAAATACCCGGAGAACTTCTTCCTGCTGAGGGGAAACCATGAGTGCGCCTCCATCAACAGAATATATGGATTCTATGATGAGT gTAAAAGAAGGTACAACATCAAGCTCTGGAAAACATTTACAGATTGTTTTAACTGCCTCCCTATCGCTGCCATTGTTGATGAGAAGATCTTCTGTTGCCATGGAG GGTTGTCACCAGACCTCCAGTCCATGGAGCAGATCAGGCGTGTCATGCGGCCCACTGACGTCCCTGACCAGGGCCTCCTGTGTGACCTGCTCTGGTCTGATCCAGACAAGGATGTTCTTGGCTGGGGAGAGAACGACAGGGGCGTCTCATTCACCTTTGGATCAGAAGTGGTGGCAAAGTTCCTGCACAAACATGACTTGGATCTGATCTGTCGCGCCCATCAG GTTGTTGAGGACGGCTATGAGTTCTTTGCAAAGCGACAGCTTGTGACTTTATTCTCAGCACCCAACTACTGTGGGGAGTTTGACAATGCTGGTGCCATGATGAGTGTGGATGAGACTCTCATGTGCTCGTTTCAG ATTTTGAAGCCAGCAGAGAAGAAGAAGCCAAATGGCAGCCGTCCAGTCACACCCCCACGGAACATGGTCACCAAGCAAGGAAAGAAATAA